In a single window of the Nicotiana tomentosiformis chromosome 10, ASM39032v3, whole genome shotgun sequence genome:
- the LOC138900324 gene encoding uncharacterized protein: MAVTTRSGRGGDATTSNQRRIVDDDVLVQEDETPSNVVQANEEVGIDIDESVEETQEEVNPSREHVINIPEPVVPKANAPMPRPLPTYPQRLANQNSENQCKKFIDMMKSLSINVSLVEALEKMPGYAKFTRDLVTKKRSMNCQNIKMTHQVSAIVHSMAPKLEDPGAFTIH, from the coding sequence atggccgtaacaacaaggagtggaagaggtggagatgcaaccacctcaaatcaaagaagaattgtggatgatgatgtgttggttcaagaagatgagacTCCAAgtaatgtggttcaagctaatgaagaagtgggaattgatattgatgaaagtgtggaggagacccaagaagaagtgaacccgtctagggagcacgtgatTAACATACCGGAACCAGTAGTGCCAAAGGCCAatgcaccaatgccaaggcctcttcctacataccctcaaaggctcgcaaaccaaaatagtgagaaccaatgcaagaagtttattgacatgatgaaaagtttgtccattAATGTGTCGTTGGTTGAGGCATTGGAAAaaatgcctggttatgcaaagttcacgagggatttggtgacaaagaaaagatcaatgaattgtcaaaatatcaagatgacacatcaagtgagtgctattgtgcactcaatggctccgaaattggaagatcccggcgcTTTCACAATCCATTGA